Proteins encoded by one window of Acidobacteriota bacterium:
- a CDS encoding class I SAM-dependent methyltransferase yields the protein MKNDRYIPALSYDWLTPFYDPVVRLTTRDGVFKKALVEQASIEINHRVLDLACGTATLTLLLKQDQPLAEVVGIDGDGKILAIAKKKARSAGLEIQVDEGMSFDLPYQYESFDRVISSLFFHHLTRENKLKTMGEVARVLKPDGEFHVADWGLPANQLMKLSSRFIQLLDGFETTEDSFAGRLPVLLTEAGFVNVEETRSFNTLFGTIRLHRCGKTQ from the coding sequence ATGAAGAATGATAGATACATCCCGGCATTGAGCTATGATTGGCTAACACCTTTTTATGACCCGGTTGTGCGGTTGACTACGCGAGACGGCGTTTTCAAAAAGGCTCTAGTGGAACAAGCCAGCATTGAAATCAATCATCGCGTTCTCGATCTTGCTTGCGGCACGGCGACGCTTACGCTTCTTTTGAAACAAGATCAACCGCTCGCCGAAGTAGTCGGGATTGACGGCGACGGCAAGATTTTGGCAATAGCCAAAAAGAAGGCCAGATCCGCCGGTCTGGAGATTCAAGTCGACGAAGGCATGTCGTTTGATCTGCCGTACCAGTACGAGTCCTTTGATCGCGTTATTTCGAGTTTGTTTTTTCACCACCTAACCCGAGAAAATAAACTCAAAACCATGGGCGAAGTGGCCCGCGTTCTCAAACCAGACGGCGAATTTCATGTGGCGGATTGGGGTCTACCCGCAAATCAGTTGATGAAGCTTTCGTCCCGTTTTATTCAACTTCTCGACGGATTCGAAACGACTGAGGACAGCTTCGCCGGCAGGCTCCCAGTATTGCTGACGGAAGCGGGATTTGTAAATGTCGAAGAGACCCGTTCTTTCAACACCTTGTTTGGAACAATTCGCCTGCACCGATGCGGCAAGACACAATAG
- a CDS encoding heavy metal translocating P-type ATPase has product MTGTGKQGATTDEFIDPICGMTVDPAKAAGTFNHEGKTYYFCSKGCLQKFIAQTQGVPPSGLVEIGREQKETVSHGAMEATAGGEFVDPVCGMTVAPETSAGKFDFEGETYYFCSTSCLNKFKQNPASFLDGKKEEKLEAESKGVEYTCPMHPEIVQIGPGSCPKCGMALEPKVMTLDDGPDPEYVDMKRRFWISAVLTLPVFALAMGEMLPNYHEYVSPKIALWIQFVLSTPVILWGGFPFFQRAWASVKNVSPNMFTLIAIGTGAAYLFSLVALFLPELFPASMRNEHTGLISAYFEAAAVITTLVLLGQVLELRARSQTSSAIKELLGLAPETAIVVFDDGTEAEIALKDVQIDASLRVKANEKIPTDGSILEGDTSVDESMVTGESIPVEKTVGDKVIGGTINGRRGFVMKAEKVGSDTLLAQIVRMVGEAQRSRAPIQRLVDVVSAYFVPAVIVVAIVAFAVWLIFGSFAYAMVAAVSVLIIACPCALGLATPMSIMVGTGHGARHGVLVKKAEALEILEKVNSIVVDKTGTLTEGKPRLQKVISLNGSADIEILRLAASLERSSEHPLAEAIIKGAEEKNIELAKVEDFESITGKGITGSIDGKKVLLGNAKLMMENNIDFPADGKADELRAEGQTVMLVAVDGKAAGLVGVADTIKESAKDAISELHRQKIEVVMMTGDNAITADAVAKKLGIDKVFADVLPEQKAEKIKELQAQGKIVAMAGDGVNDAPALAQAQVGIAMGTGTDVAMESADITLLKGDLRGILRAKKLSEATMKNIRQNLFFAFIYNLVGVPIAAGVLFPIFGLLLSPMIASAAMTFSSVSVIVNALRLRNLKL; this is encoded by the coding sequence ATGACAGGAACTGGAAAACAGGGCGCAACAACAGACGAATTTATTGATCCGATATGCGGAATGACGGTCGATCCGGCGAAGGCCGCAGGAACTTTTAATCATGAGGGCAAGACTTACTATTTTTGCTCTAAGGGCTGCTTGCAGAAATTTATTGCCCAAACACAAGGCGTACCCCCGAGTGGTCTTGTCGAGATCGGACGCGAACAAAAAGAAACCGTCTCGCACGGCGCCATGGAGGCAACGGCGGGTGGAGAGTTTGTTGACCCGGTGTGCGGAATGACGGTCGCGCCCGAAACGTCAGCGGGCAAGTTTGATTTCGAGGGCGAAACTTATTATTTCTGCTCGACCAGTTGCTTGAACAAGTTCAAGCAAAATCCGGCGAGTTTCCTCGATGGGAAAAAAGAAGAAAAACTTGAGGCCGAAAGTAAGGGCGTGGAGTACACCTGTCCGATGCACCCAGAAATTGTGCAGATCGGCCCGGGAAGCTGTCCAAAATGCGGGATGGCACTTGAGCCGAAGGTGATGACCCTCGACGACGGGCCCGATCCGGAATATGTGGATATGAAGCGGAGATTTTGGATCTCGGCCGTACTCACGCTCCCTGTTTTTGCACTGGCAATGGGTGAGATGCTGCCGAACTATCACGAATACGTTTCGCCAAAGATCGCACTCTGGATCCAATTTGTTTTATCAACACCCGTTATCCTCTGGGGCGGATTTCCTTTCTTTCAGCGCGCCTGGGCTTCCGTAAAGAACGTCAGCCCGAATATGTTCACGCTGATCGCCATCGGCACCGGTGCGGCATATCTATTCAGTCTTGTTGCTCTCTTCCTACCCGAATTGTTCCCCGCATCCATGCGAAATGAGCACACTGGGTTGATCTCCGCATACTTCGAGGCGGCGGCCGTAATTACAACCCTTGTTCTGCTCGGCCAGGTGTTGGAATTACGGGCAAGGAGCCAAACGTCGAGCGCGATCAAGGAACTCCTCGGACTCGCACCTGAAACCGCAATCGTTGTTTTTGACGACGGCACTGAAGCCGAGATCGCGCTAAAGGACGTTCAGATCGATGCGAGTTTGAGGGTGAAGGCAAACGAAAAGATCCCAACCGACGGCTCGATCCTGGAAGGCGATACTTCGGTTGACGAGTCGATGGTAACGGGCGAATCGATCCCGGTCGAAAAGACGGTCGGCGATAAGGTCATCGGCGGAACGATCAATGGCCGACGCGGCTTTGTAATGAAAGCGGAAAAGGTTGGCAGCGACACGCTGCTTGCACAAATCGTTCGGATGGTTGGCGAGGCCCAGCGCTCTCGCGCTCCGATCCAGCGTCTTGTCGATGTCGTATCGGCCTATTTTGTCCCGGCGGTTATTGTTGTTGCAATTGTCGCGTTCGCCGTCTGGCTGATCTTCGGCAGTTTCGCATACGCGATGGTAGCTGCCGTTTCGGTTTTGATCATTGCCTGTCCGTGTGCCCTGGGCTTGGCAACCCCGATGTCGATCATGGTTGGGACCGGACACGGTGCTCGGCACGGCGTATTAGTTAAGAAAGCCGAGGCTTTGGAGATTCTGGAGAAGGTGAATTCGATTGTCGTTGATAAGACCGGCACTTTGACCGAGGGCAAACCCCGGCTTCAGAAGGTTATCTCGTTGAATGGATCAGCCGACATCGAGATCTTGCGCCTTGCAGCCAGTCTTGAAAGATCGAGCGAGCATCCGCTGGCGGAAGCGATCATCAAGGGCGCCGAAGAGAAAAATATCGAACTTGCGAAGGTGGAAGATTTTGAATCCATCACAGGTAAAGGGATCACGGGATCGATCGACGGGAAAAAGGTGTTACTCGGTAATGCGAAGCTGATGATGGAAAACAACATTGATTTCCCGGCAGATGGAAAAGCCGATGAGCTCCGAGCCGAAGGGCAAACGGTAATGCTTGTAGCCGTTGACGGGAAAGCCGCTGGCCTGGTCGGCGTTGCAGACACAATCAAAGAGTCTGCTAAGGATGCCATCAGTGAATTGCATCGGCAAAAGATCGAAGTCGTCATGATGACGGGGGATAATGCAATTACGGCCGACGCTGTAGCCAAAAAGCTCGGCATCGACAAGGTCTTCGCTGACGTTTTGCCTGAACAAAAGGCTGAAAAGATCAAAGAACTGCAGGCCCAGGGCAAGATCGTCGCTATGGCCGGCGACGGCGTGAATGATGCACCGGCGCTTGCACAAGCGCAAGTTGGGATCGCCATGGGGACCGGAACCGACGTGGCAATGGAATCCGCTGATATAACGCTTCTAAAAGGCGATCTGCGTGGAATCCTTAGGGCGAAAAAACTAAGCGAAGCGACAATGAAGAACATCCGTCAGAACTTGTTCTTCGCATTCATTTACAATCTCGTCGGCGTACCGATCGCGGCTGGCGTTTTGTTTCCGATCTTTGGTTTATTATTAAGCCCAATGATCGCCAGTGCGGCGATGACGTTTAGTTCCGTATCAGTTATTGTCAATGCGTTGCGTCTCAGAAATTTGAAATTGTAG
- a CDS encoding YHS domain-containing protein, translating to MATHKDPVCGMQIEESEAAGQTDYEGTTYYFCSTGCLQKFIAPADSKPASCCSGN from the coding sequence ATGGCTACACACAAGGATCCGGTCTGCGGAATGCAGATTGAGGAATCGGAGGCCGCTGGGCAAACCGACTACGAAGGGACAACTTATTATTTCTGTTCAACTGGCTGTCTACAGAAATTTATAGCTCCCGCGGACAGCAAACCGGCGAGCTGCTGCAGCGGTAATTAG